One window of the Burkholderia ubonensis subsp. mesacidophila genome contains the following:
- a CDS encoding CesT family type III secretion system chaperone, whose amino-acid sequence MSWERYAQVVAEVCAVVDLPDVDYVLETRTIDVEGFDVRIEYFDEDPESMYVNFHYGIVSAGRTLAVYRLLLEANLLIYAQDQAQLGIDADTGSIVLLMRLPLTPDVTGETVADLFAHYAEHGRYWRQNIIESGDEMFSGIASGEYFWLRV is encoded by the coding sequence ATGAGTTGGGAACGTTATGCACAGGTCGTCGCGGAGGTCTGCGCGGTCGTCGATTTGCCGGACGTCGATTACGTGCTCGAGACGCGCACGATCGACGTCGAGGGCTTCGACGTGCGCATCGAGTACTTCGACGAGGATCCGGAGTCGATGTACGTGAACTTCCATTACGGGATCGTCAGCGCGGGCCGCACGCTCGCCGTGTATCGGCTGCTGCTCGAGGCGAACCTGCTGATCTACGCGCAGGACCAGGCGCAGCTCGGGATCGACGCGGACACGGGCAGCATCGTGCTGCTGATGCGCTTGCCGCTCACGCCGGACGTGACGGGCGAGACGGTCGCCGACCTGTTCGCGCACTACGCGGAGCATGGCCGCTACTGGCGGCAGAACATCATCGAATCGGGCGACGAGATGTTCAGCGGGATCGCGTCCGGCGAATATTTCTGGCTGCGGGTGTAG
- the sctR gene encoding type III secretion system export apparatus subunit SctR: protein MVQFNDITGLLIAVLVMSMVPFIAMVVTSYAKIVVVLGLLRNALGVQQVPPNMVLNGIAILVSLYIMAPIGFAAQQQLQGQALSPQPTQAMLQAFGAAKEPFRQFLAAHSREREKRFFLRSASVVWPKAAAAQLREDDLIVLAPAFTLAQMTDAFRIGFILYIAFIIVDLVIANVLMSMGMNQVQPTNVAIPFKLMLFVVMDGWSTLVHGLVLTYS, encoded by the coding sequence ATGGTTCAGTTTAACGACATCACCGGCCTGCTGATCGCCGTGCTCGTGATGAGCATGGTGCCGTTCATCGCGATGGTGGTCACGTCGTACGCGAAGATCGTCGTCGTGCTCGGCCTGCTGCGCAACGCGCTCGGCGTGCAGCAGGTGCCGCCGAACATGGTGCTCAACGGCATCGCGATCCTCGTGTCGCTGTACATCATGGCGCCGATCGGTTTCGCCGCGCAGCAGCAGCTGCAGGGGCAGGCGCTGTCGCCGCAGCCGACGCAGGCGATGCTGCAGGCGTTCGGCGCCGCGAAGGAGCCGTTCCGCCAGTTCCTCGCCGCGCACTCGCGCGAGCGCGAGAAGCGCTTCTTCCTGCGCTCCGCGTCGGTGGTCTGGCCGAAGGCCGCGGCCGCGCAGCTGCGCGAAGACGACCTGATCGTGCTCGCGCCCGCGTTCACGCTCGCGCAGATGACCGACGCGTTCCGCATCGGCTTCATCCTGTACATCGCGTTCATCATCGTCGATCTCGTGATCGCGAACGTGCTGATGTCGATGGGGATGAACCAGGTGCAGCCGACCAACGTCGCGATCCCGTTCAAGCTGATGCTGTTCGTCGTGATGGACGGCTGGTCGACGCTCGTGCACGGCCTCGTGCTGACCTATTCCTGA
- the sctQ gene encoding type III secretion system cytoplasmic ring protein SctQ codes for MDTEPIELEPDTAEPRGIDTALPLPACSAFDAALARIVADARLAAWLARFPMVSDWRAAMQERPRFERPGVLDLRWNGASARIAIDLAAFPALDVVAAPALDARGDASVSLRTALASTLLAPLVAAFAAAGLDGVTIGGLRAANAAALDATRCVLSFALDGAPLHCALLDAQAPWLDALAARLRGERPRDAAGLLARVRLPGRVRLGSRRLPLAVLRSLRPGDVLLDLAPAALGAAQTGPLHAWWGARRATQWHATVLIEGTTMTMTETPDTADDLDEPIVAGDLPAESRAESRADSPDDDAPGAAPEPADLGDVDLPVHVEIDTLSLSIAELAALRPGYVLELPLAARDVPVRLVAYGQAIGGGRLVAVGAHLGVRIERMAGDDGSV; via the coding sequence ATGGATACCGAGCCGATCGAACTGGAACCCGACACCGCCGAGCCGCGTGGCATCGACACCGCGCTGCCGCTGCCCGCGTGCAGCGCGTTCGACGCGGCGCTTGCGCGCATCGTCGCCGATGCGCGGCTCGCCGCGTGGCTCGCGCGCTTCCCGATGGTGTCCGACTGGCGCGCGGCGATGCAAGAGCGGCCGCGCTTCGAGCGCCCCGGCGTACTCGACCTGCGATGGAATGGCGCGAGCGCGCGCATCGCGATCGACCTTGCGGCGTTTCCGGCGCTCGACGTCGTCGCCGCACCGGCGCTCGACGCGCGCGGCGACGCGAGCGTGTCGCTGCGCACGGCGCTCGCGTCGACGCTGCTGGCGCCGCTCGTCGCCGCGTTCGCGGCGGCGGGGCTCGACGGCGTGACGATCGGCGGGCTGCGCGCGGCGAACGCGGCGGCGCTCGACGCGACCCGCTGCGTGCTGTCGTTCGCGCTCGACGGCGCGCCGCTGCACTGCGCGCTGCTCGACGCGCAGGCGCCGTGGCTCGACGCGCTCGCGGCCCGGCTGCGCGGCGAGCGGCCGCGCGACGCGGCGGGCCTGCTCGCGCGCGTGCGCCTGCCCGGCCGCGTGCGGCTCGGCTCGCGCCGGCTGCCGCTCGCGGTGCTGCGCAGCCTGCGGCCGGGCGACGTGCTGCTGGACCTGGCGCCGGCCGCGCTCGGCGCCGCGCAGACGGGCCCGCTGCACGCATGGTGGGGCGCGCGTCGCGCGACGCAATGGCATGCAACCGTTCTGATCGAGGGAACCACGATGACGATGACCGAAACACCCGACACCGCCGACGACCTCGACGAGCCGATCGTCGCGGGCGACCTGCCGGCCGAATCACGAGCCGAATCACGAGCCGATTCGCCGGACGACGACGCGCCGGGCGCCGCGCCCGAGCCGGCCGATCTCGGCGACGTCGACCTGCCCGTGCACGTCGAGATCGACACGCTGTCGCTGTCGATCGCCGAGCTGGCCGCGCTGCGGCCGGGCTACGTGCTCGAGCTGCCGCTCGCGGCGCGCGACGTGCCGGTGCGGCTCGTCGCGTACGGCCAGGCGATCGGCGGCGGCAGGCTGGTCGCGGTGGGCGCGCATCTCGGCGTGCGGATCGAACGGATGGCGGGCGACGATGGTTCAGTTTAA
- the sctS gene encoding type III secretion system export apparatus subunit SctS has product MEIDDLIRLTSQGMMLCLYISLPVVLVAAASGLAISFLQAITSLQEQSISYGVKLVAVTVTVAIAGPWAASEILHFAQQLLSAAVPS; this is encoded by the coding sequence ATGGAAATCGACGACCTGATCCGGCTCACGTCGCAAGGCATGATGCTGTGTCTCTACATCTCGCTGCCGGTCGTGCTCGTCGCGGCCGCGTCCGGGCTCGCGATCTCGTTCCTGCAGGCGATCACGTCGCTGCAGGAGCAGAGCATCTCGTACGGCGTGAAGCTCGTCGCGGTGACGGTGACCGTCGCGATCGCCGGGCCGTGGGCGGCCTCGGAGATCCTGCATTTCGCGCAGCAGCTGCTGTCCGCGGCGGTGCCGTCATGA
- a CDS encoding type III secretion system protein: protein MNRITRAIAQTIQAAKPDPRRRRPVRARTATTYGKYGTRFTYSNGYQATAAAARNQMLAKLKPRPKTAAAGSRRRRRADSQADAFDAGDEAAVPHAHVAPHDEHDRHSGGQGGGRQQRDQDERDGEPANVAALPRVRAARSRPGTAPAQRALSDIARTLADATQREHALRHLWADTLLQLGRRVDAQPDARITAALLNHQADLLAARLRGGPWTPIGWSGVKQVLLDALHGAGGAPRDASAARSERASTHYLLLPLLVFNAERPSTNVQLARAFASVETLRGGVSVAPRPRS, encoded by the coding sequence ATGAACCGCATCACGCGCGCGATCGCGCAGACCATCCAGGCGGCGAAGCCCGATCCGCGGCGGCGCAGGCCGGTGCGCGCCCGCACCGCGACGACCTACGGCAAGTACGGCACGCGCTTCACGTATTCGAACGGCTATCAGGCGACCGCGGCCGCCGCGCGCAACCAGATGCTCGCGAAGCTGAAGCCGCGGCCGAAGACGGCCGCGGCAGGCTCGCGGCGCCGCCGCCGGGCCGACAGCCAGGCAGACGCGTTCGACGCCGGCGACGAAGCGGCGGTGCCGCACGCGCACGTCGCGCCGCATGACGAGCACGACCGGCATTCGGGCGGGCAGGGCGGCGGCAGGCAGCAGCGCGATCAGGACGAGCGCGACGGCGAGCCGGCGAACGTCGCCGCGCTGCCGCGCGTGCGCGCCGCGCGGTCACGGCCGGGCACCGCGCCCGCGCAGCGCGCGCTGAGCGACATCGCGCGCACGCTCGCGGACGCGACGCAGCGCGAGCATGCGCTGCGGCATCTGTGGGCCGACACGCTGCTCCAGCTCGGCCGGCGCGTCGATGCGCAGCCCGACGCGCGCATCACGGCCGCGCTGCTGAATCACCAGGCGGACTTGCTCGCCGCCCGCTTGCGCGGCGGCCCGTGGACGCCGATCGGCTGGAGCGGCGTCAAGCAGGTGCTGCTCGACGCGCTGCACGGCGCGGGCGGCGCGCCGCGCGACGCGTCGGCCGCGCGCAGCGAGCGCGCAAGCACGCACTATCTGTTGCTGCCGCTCCTCGTGTTCAACGCGGAGCGTCCGTCGACGAACGTGCAGCTCGCACGCGCGTTCGCGAGCGTCGAGACGCTGCGCGGCGGCGTGTCGGTCGCGCCGCGGCCGCGTTCGTGA
- the hrpD5 gene encoding HrpD5 family protein — protein sequence MKLLRILTGLHAGAEIALGAGEHRIGAGEDAEIRITDWRDGDLQLSIDAQGVTSARRVAPVPPETAADPFDADGSALLMLDFVPVPFGETALCVGPADGAWPSDLELLATLWAPPPGADAARRGAQRKLAACAAAGGALVAGLLAMGAMLASAHPSAPPAIEPADALANRVGAELKRAGYAELHAAPRGAMVAVTGMVATPADDLAARKLLDRLAAHRVERQYDVAQDDAQSIGESLGVSGATVAYAGQGRFRVSGVVPDVAQLRASVERVRADVGPNVRAIDVDARQSGDAPVPVAYSGMLEIGDVRYIETPDGVKHVFAGASADGAPNLN from the coding sequence ATGAAGCTGCTGCGAATCCTGACCGGCCTGCACGCCGGCGCGGAAATCGCGCTCGGCGCGGGCGAGCACCGGATCGGCGCGGGCGAGGACGCGGAGATTCGCATCACCGACTGGCGCGACGGCGATCTGCAGCTGTCGATCGATGCGCAGGGCGTGACGAGCGCGCGCCGCGTGGCGCCGGTGCCGCCGGAGACGGCGGCCGATCCGTTCGACGCGGACGGCTCTGCGCTCCTGATGCTCGACTTCGTGCCGGTGCCGTTCGGCGAGACCGCGCTTTGCGTCGGGCCGGCGGACGGCGCATGGCCGAGCGATCTCGAGCTGCTCGCGACGCTGTGGGCGCCGCCGCCTGGCGCCGATGCGGCACGGCGCGGCGCGCAGCGCAAGCTGGCGGCCTGCGCGGCGGCGGGCGGCGCGCTTGTCGCCGGGCTGCTCGCGATGGGCGCGATGCTGGCGAGCGCGCATCCGAGCGCGCCGCCCGCGATCGAACCCGCCGACGCGCTCGCGAATCGCGTGGGCGCGGAGCTGAAGCGCGCGGGCTACGCGGAGCTGCATGCCGCGCCGCGCGGCGCGATGGTCGCCGTCACCGGGATGGTTGCGACGCCCGCCGACGATCTCGCCGCGCGCAAGCTGCTCGACCGGCTCGCCGCGCACCGCGTCGAACGGCAGTACGACGTTGCGCAGGACGACGCGCAGAGCATCGGCGAATCGCTCGGCGTGTCGGGCGCGACGGTCGCCTATGCGGGGCAGGGGCGCTTTCGGGTGTCGGGCGTCGTGCCGGACGTGGCGCAGCTGCGTGCGTCGGTCGAGCGTGTGCGCGCGGATGTCGGGCCGAACGTGCGGGCGATCGACGTCGATGCGCGCCAGTCCGGCGACGCGCCCGTGCCGGTCGCGTACTCGGGGATGCTCGAGATCGGCGACGTGCGCTACATCGAGACCCCGGATGGCGTGAAGCATGTGTTTGCGGGCGCGTCGGCGGACGGCGCACCGAACCTCAACTGA
- a CDS encoding type III secretion protein — protein sequence MYEALERAADAHGPLEQALGAPDAAMRIGAIRQALGEAAERVSAATAQAASDYDRDAMQKIYRGLLAAQRIVATLHEANAAA from the coding sequence ATGTACGAAGCACTGGAACGAGCCGCGGACGCGCACGGTCCGCTCGAGCAGGCGCTCGGGGCGCCCGACGCGGCGATGCGGATCGGCGCGATCCGCCAGGCGCTCGGCGAGGCGGCCGAACGCGTGAGCGCGGCCACCGCGCAGGCGGCGAGCGACTACGACCGCGACGCGATGCAGAAGATCTATCGCGGCTTGCTGGCGGCGCAGCGGATCGTGGCGACGCTGCACGAGGCGAACGCGGCCGCATAG
- a CDS encoding helix-turn-helix transcriptional regulator yields the protein MFSTLYFAAAAALANPSSNDTYAARVFDGRFADAAALVAARCDAEPGDPAADERDVHAYADIQLVLGRFEEAEDTFRRAQKLLRESRDQTRVMTCRNASWQAFFQNRFGVAQTGFRRIADDRAASAGQKLESLVGACVVMHHLGRAEDAMAALDALDAAARDADRRWQQLAGALRADLLLQYRIGRADALGDHVYWRSTLADLPLSAFAETSVPAVDADALPLLRMRVDYLRQACALAAGDHAALARIDAHVSWCAKTGLADYQRSVRLEVALAALAGQAPNVADTMIAPYRDAAGRCGSHVRWTLDYLYCAAKVRELQGRIRESSSLYARYALASVRHVRSDGAALAPALAIARCGTQAAAPSDDVSARLPGKYRRAYRYLMERLDQRDLSVREIAAHIDVTERALQAAFKTYLGLSPSELIRRQRMERIRGELLSDAPRAASVLEIASRWGIQHRSTLVNGYRRMYDEAPSQTFDR from the coding sequence ATGTTTTCGACACTTTATTTCGCCGCCGCCGCCGCGCTCGCCAATCCGTCGTCGAACGACACCTACGCCGCGCGCGTGTTCGACGGCCGCTTCGCCGACGCCGCAGCGCTCGTCGCCGCGCGCTGCGACGCCGAGCCGGGCGACCCGGCCGCCGACGAGCGCGACGTGCACGCGTATGCCGACATCCAGCTCGTGCTCGGCCGCTTCGAGGAAGCCGAGGACACTTTCCGCCGCGCGCAGAAGCTGCTGCGCGAGTCGCGCGACCAGACGCGCGTGATGACCTGCCGCAACGCGAGCTGGCAGGCGTTCTTCCAGAACCGCTTCGGCGTCGCGCAGACGGGCTTCCGGCGGATCGCCGACGATCGCGCGGCGAGCGCCGGGCAGAAGCTCGAGAGTCTCGTCGGCGCGTGCGTCGTCATGCATCATCTCGGCCGCGCCGAGGACGCGATGGCGGCGCTCGACGCGCTCGACGCGGCCGCCCGCGACGCCGATCGGCGCTGGCAGCAGCTGGCGGGCGCGCTGCGCGCGGACCTGCTGCTGCAATACCGGATCGGCCGCGCCGACGCGCTCGGCGACCACGTGTACTGGCGCTCCACGCTGGCCGATCTGCCGCTGTCGGCGTTCGCGGAAACGAGCGTGCCGGCGGTTGACGCCGACGCGCTGCCGCTGCTGCGGATGCGCGTCGACTACCTGCGGCAGGCGTGCGCGCTCGCGGCCGGCGACCACGCGGCGCTCGCGCGGATCGATGCGCACGTGAGCTGGTGCGCGAAGACGGGCCTCGCCGACTACCAGCGCAGCGTGCGCCTCGAGGTCGCGCTCGCGGCGCTGGCCGGCCAGGCGCCGAATGTCGCCGACACGATGATCGCGCCGTATCGCGACGCGGCCGGGCGCTGCGGCTCGCACGTGCGCTGGACGCTCGACTATCTGTATTGCGCGGCGAAGGTGCGCGAGCTGCAGGGGCGGATTCGCGAATCGTCGTCGCTGTATGCGCGCTATGCGCTCGCGTCGGTGCGGCACGTGCGCTCGGACGGCGCGGCGCTCGCGCCCGCGCTGGCGATCGCGCGCTGCGGCACGCAGGCGGCCGCGCCGAGCGACGACGTCAGCGCGCGTCTGCCGGGCAAGTACCGGCGCGCGTATCGCTACCTGATGGAACGGCTCGACCAGCGGGACCTGTCGGTGCGGGAGATCGCCGCGCACATCGACGTGACCGAGCGCGCATTGCAGGCGGCGTTCAAGACCTATCTCGGGCTGTCGCCGAGCGAGCTGATCCGCCGTCAGCGGATGGAGCGGATTCGCGGCGAGCTGCTGTCCGACGCGCCGCGCGCGGCGAGCGTGCTGGAGATCGCGAGCCGCTGGGGCATCCAGCATCGGTCGACGCTCGTGAACGGCTATCGGCGGATGTACGACGAGGCGCCTTCGCAGACGTTCGATCGGTGA